In Dyadobacter sp. NIV53, a single window of DNA contains:
- a CDS encoding nuclear transport factor 2 family protein, translating into MKNLVYLLLLFLPAIASYSQPSYTQPADAMDCSNIFFKALLEEDHAILESLLSNDFSISGFQGQEVDRNFILQSVTRGYLRIDSGMLSGSRARNYGDVGVITGTWSARGQLPEQ; encoded by the coding sequence ATGAAAAATTTAGTTTACTTGTTATTGCTTTTTTTACCTGCTATTGCATCCTATTCCCAACCCAGCTATACCCAGCCTGCAGATGCAATGGACTGTTCAAATATATTTTTTAAAGCCCTTCTGGAAGAAGACCACGCTATACTTGAAAGTTTATTGTCGAACGATTTCTCTATTTCAGGTTTTCAGGGACAAGAAGTTGACCGAAACTTTATTCTTCAATCGGTAACACGAGGCTATTTACGGATCGATTCAGGAATGTTGTCCGGAAGCCGGGCACGAAACTATGGTGATGTAGGTGTAATTACAGGAACTTGGAGCGCGCGAGGGCAGCTTCCAGAACAATAG